From Nicotiana tabacum cultivar K326 chromosome 22, ASM71507v2, whole genome shotgun sequence, one genomic window encodes:
- the LOC107759092 gene encoding zinc finger A20 and AN1 domain-containing stress-associated protein 5-like → MAQRTEKEETEFKAVPETITLCVNNCGVTGNPATNNMCQKCFNATTAATSTSASSPTGSAVTIPHKFAEKLARSERSARFSSLRSSPERKSDLERTSQHLTVKEDKLKESEPPAKREVNRCSGCRRKVGLTGFRCRCGELFCGEHRYSDRHDCSYDYKSAGRDAIARENPVVKAAKIIKV, encoded by the coding sequence atggCTCAGAGAACGGAGAAAGAAGAGACGGAGTTCAAGGCCGTACCTGAAACGATAACGCTTTGCGTCAATAATTGTGGAGTCACCGGAAATCCAGCCACCAATAATATGTGTCAAAAATGCTTCAACGCCACCACCGCTGCTACCTCAACTTCCGCCAGCTCGCCGACAGGGTCGGCGGTCACCATTCCTCACAAGTTCGCTGAGAAATTGGCTAGATCTGAAAGATCGGCTCGATTTAGCTCGTTGAGGTCGTCGCCGGAGAGGAAGTCCGATCTGGAAAGAACAAGTCAACATCTGACGGTAAAGGAGGATAAACTGAAGGAAAGCGAACCGCCGGCTAAGAGAGAGGTGAATCGTTGCTCCGGTTGTCGGAGGAAGGTAGGGTTGACCGGATTCCGGTGCCGGTGCGGCGAATTGTTCTGCGGTGAACACCGGTACTCGGATCGTCATGACTGTAGCTACGACTACAAATCCGCCGGCCGAGACGCGATCGCGAGGGAGAATCCGGTCGTCAAAGCAGCGAAAATCATTAAggtttaa